In a single window of the Luteolibacter yonseiensis genome:
- a CDS encoding YitT family protein yields the protein MLQSLIRLLNRQTLESGNPPDGLSPGIRHSLLEDVYAFAIGCSLVVFGLLLLKSTGLVTGGVAGMALLLSYITNWSVGTLFMLINLPFFIFAWLGMGLRFTIKTIVASVGIMVISGYMPMVVELRASHPLYGSVFGGSLMGLGILALARHGAGAGGTGVLCLYLQRKNGINAGKTQMVIDAMVISSSLFYLNPGKILYSILSAAAMSAVMVSYHKPQRYLGH from the coding sequence ATGTTGCAAAGCCTGATCAGACTGCTGAACCGCCAGACGCTTGAAAGCGGAAACCCGCCGGACGGGTTGTCTCCCGGCATCCGTCATTCTCTTCTGGAAGACGTCTATGCCTTCGCCATCGGATGCTCGTTGGTGGTTTTCGGACTTCTGTTGTTGAAGTCCACCGGACTGGTTACCGGCGGTGTGGCGGGAATGGCACTGCTGCTGTCCTACATCACCAACTGGTCGGTAGGAACCCTGTTCATGCTCATCAACCTGCCTTTTTTCATCTTCGCCTGGCTGGGGATGGGACTTCGTTTCACCATCAAGACCATCGTCGCCAGCGTGGGAATCATGGTCATTTCCGGGTATATGCCGATGGTGGTCGAACTGAGGGCCTCGCATCCGCTCTATGGTTCCGTCTTCGGAGGTTCCCTGATGGGGCTGGGAATTCTCGCACTCGCCCGTCATGGAGCCGGAGCCGGCGGCACCGGCGTGCTCTGTCTCTACCTCCAGCGCAAGAACGGCATCAACGCCGGCAAGACACAGATGGTGATCGACGCCATGGTGATCTCTTCCTCATTGTTCTACCTGAACCCCGGAAAGATCCTCTACTCCATCCTCAGCGCCGCCGCCATGAGTGCCGTGATGGTGAGCTATCACAAGCCGCAGCGCTATCTCGGGCATTGA
- the rbfA gene encoding 30S ribosome-binding factor RbfA, which yields MSRRLDRVNELLRREIGQIIQKDYEWHNRLVTVSDVEVTQDLKEGKVWIGVLGGEANSVLEKLNKEHGSIQSKVMKRVVLKSTPVLRFHHDASAVRGVEIVNLLEEVDKLPKAPEEDEEKH from the coding sequence ATGTCCCGCCGCCTCGACCGAGTCAACGAACTCCTCCGCCGTGAAATCGGCCAGATCATCCAGAAGGATTATGAATGGCACAACCGTCTCGTGACCGTCAGCGATGTCGAAGTCACCCAGGACCTCAAGGAAGGAAAAGTCTGGATCGGCGTGCTCGGCGGCGAGGCGAACTCCGTGCTTGAGAAATTGAACAAGGAGCACGGCAGCATCCAGTCCAAGGTCATGAAGCGCGTGGTCCTCAAGTCCACGCCCGTCCTGCGCTTCCATCACGACGCCTCGGCGGTCCGCGGCGTGGAGATCGTGAATCTGCTCGAAGAGGTGGACAAGCTTCCGAAAGCTCCCGAGGAAGACGAGGAAAAGCATTGA